The proteins below are encoded in one region of Belonocnema kinseyi isolate 2016_QV_RU_SX_M_011 chromosome 1, B_treatae_v1, whole genome shotgun sequence:
- the LOC117177507 gene encoding metacaspase-1-like, whose product MVEAGPPGCCPIFGKKGPKTRGLPPNFNHDNVESARTSTTSVLSLHSVENSPSHSGSHYPTQPARPNNGGPSSGNQGGDYGTMTVYQGGHGAPTPQPFHPPGNPASAYGGQQFSHGGGFAPQQAQPGGMYGTPPNYNGVGHGAPPFPQGGNYGAQPMSNGGNYGNFPGNPPPAPKPHKYGMFIRDSPPSSPIRNPPHIDGFLGWGDHHM is encoded by the coding sequence ATGGTTGAAGCGGGCCCTCCTGGTTGCTGCCCAATATTTGGCAAAAAAGGACCCAAAACGCGAGGATTACCACCAAACTTCAACCACGATAATGTGGAAAGCGCAAGAACATCAACAACCAGTGTTTTGTCACTACACTCGGTAGAAAATTCGCCATCACACTCAGGTAGCCATTATCCGACTCAGCCAGCACGTCCTAATAATGGTGGTCCTTCGTCAGGAAACCAAGGAGGTGATTATGGGACTATGACCGTATACCAAGGTGGTCATGGGGCTCCGACACCACAACCTTTTCATCCGCCAGGGAACCCAGCAAGTGCTTATGGGGGTCAGCAATTTTCCCACGGAGGCGGTTTTGCGCCTCAGCAAGCACAACCAGGAGGAATGTATGGAACTCCACCAAATTATAATGGAGTCGGCCATGGGGCTCCGCCATTTCCCCAAGGAGGAAATTATGGGGCTCAGCCCATGTCCAATGGAGGAAATTATGGGAATTTTCCAGGAAACCCTCCTCCGGCTCCAAAACCACACAAATATGGAATGTTTATAAGGGACAGCCCACCATCCTCACCAATTAGAAACCCTCCACATATCGACGGATTCCTAGGATGGGGAGATCATCACATgtga